Genomic DNA from Vibrio tubiashii ATCC 19109:
CATGCTGACTCAAATTCCAGGAGGATCACTGCAAATTAACTTGGCCCATAACGAATCGGTGTTAAAAAGTGGCTGGCAAGGGATAGTGATTGCGGATGAGAATGGTCATGTAGTTGCCCATAACCAAGTGGCGACCCAATTAATTGATCAGGCCTCTTTGGTGGGTGAACATTTCGAGAATTTACTCCGACAACCTCTACAAAACCAGTTTGTTTTTGAAAAGAAAAGCATTGGCAAATCACCTTCCGCTAAGAAATGGATCAGTGCCGCCAGCGACTTGCATTACGGAGACGATAAGGTGGAGCAGGCTTGGCAACAGGCCAACAAGGTCATGGGTTGCGATATCAGTCTGTTGATCTTAGGTGAAACCGGGGTGGGAAAGGGTGAGTTTGTTAAAGCACTGCATAAGCACAGCAGTCGTCGTAGCGAGCCCTTGGTTACCGTGAACTGTGGTGCATTACCGAAAGATTTAATCGAGTCGGAGTTGTTTGGCCATGCCCCAGGTGCATTTACTGGTGCCAACAAGCAAGGTTACAGTGGGCGTGTAAGACAAGCCGATAAGGGGATCTTGTTCCTTGATGAGATAGGGGAGATGCCGCTTGAGGCTCAATGTCGCTTGTTATCGGTATTGCAAGATAAAGTCGTGATGCCGGTGGGATCTGCCCAATCTCACCATGTTGATATTCAGGTTATCGCGGCAACGCATCAAGATCTAAATTTTTTGGTTTCTCAAGGTAAGTTCAGGCAAGACTTATATTATCGACTCAATGGATTGGTGGTGACGTTACCGTCTTTGTATGAACGCCAAGATAAGCTCGCCTTGATTCACGCTATTCACAACAAGTATCAGCAGAATAATCAAATGCTTTCGAGTGAGCTGACAAGCGCACTGATGAATTATCGTTGGCCAGGTAATCTCAGAGAACTCGACAACCTAGTAAAAGTCGCGAGCTTAATCGCCAGTGATACCCACGAAATAGGTATAGAACATCTGCCCGCACATTTTTCACAGCCTTTGCAAGGTTTGCAGCCCAGTGCAAAAAATGATGAAGAGGTATCCGATCTAAAGTCGACGCTTAATGCCACCTTGATTGATACCTATCACACTCACAATGGCAATGTCAGCAAAGTATCTCGCGCGCTTGGCATTAGCCGTAATACGGTGTATCGCAAACTTAAAGCCTTAGGGCTAATGAATGCTAAATGATATTTTGGTGCGAGATATCTGGATGATATAGCGGTTGAATAACATGGCCTTCAGGATCTTTGCAGTGAAAGCTCCGTGCGCCATCACTATGATCGTGAGGCTCATCCAAGACTGGCACTCCTCGATCTAACATAAACTCGTACCAATGATGGAGTTCATCTTTGGTTCTGACGATAAAACCAAAATGATCGACGCTTATCGGTGAGCAAACTCGTTGAGACTGCGCACGTCCAAGCGACAAGTTATCACAGCCATTGGTTAGGTAAACGAGGTTATCGTTGGCTCTTCTTAGGACGCTCATCCCCATAATTTCTGTGTAAAAAGCTTCACACTCCTCATATTTTTGAACAACCAGTGCGATATGTCTAATGCCACTGAATGGTGTTGGTCTGTCCATACTTTATTCCTTTGTATATTATCCTTTCTGTTATTGTATACAATTAAACTATTGTGGTACAACTATGAGTAGAACCAAACTCAAGGAGGGTAAAGCCTTTATGTACAGTATTATTGTGAGCAATCGAGTCAAACAGGGTCGCGAAGAAGACTACATATCTATAATGGGAAGAAATGCTCGTTGTTCAGTGGAGAATGAAGATGGTTGTATACAATTTGATGTATTGAAGGATATTAATGATCCTCAGCTGTTTCATTTGTACGAGATTTACCAAAGCCAACAAGCGTTGGCTATACATAAGCAAACCCAGCACTATTTATTAAGTCGAGAGCAACTCGCTGATATAGTCATAGAGCAATCTGTACTGCGCGCTGATGTGTTGGCGACAAATTCTAAAAAAAGCTAGAAGGGAGCAAGCAAATGATTTGGAAAGTTTACC
This window encodes:
- a CDS encoding sigma-54-dependent Fis family transcriptional regulator gives rise to the protein MELQTTKSGDWLASSWQRSSNAGLRQIKKPDDINVSNALLKERRYNAQGVIEAVKQCALPLFNQVMSRSESRLILTDSEGVILASWGQEKFREKLMSIALESGTCWQEKWKGTNAIGTALFEQKAVSIIGEQHFIKQHRFISCSASPLFNHLGELVGILDITSEQAKHDVTTQLLVQNMVQLVENYMLTQIPGGSLQINLAHNESVLKSGWQGIVIADENGHVVAHNQVATQLIDQASLVGEHFENLLRQPLQNQFVFEKKSIGKSPSAKKWISAASDLHYGDDKVEQAWQQANKVMGCDISLLILGETGVGKGEFVKALHKHSSRRSEPLVTVNCGALPKDLIESELFGHAPGAFTGANKQGYSGRVRQADKGILFLDEIGEMPLEAQCRLLSVLQDKVVMPVGSAQSHHVDIQVIAATHQDLNFLVSQGKFRQDLYYRLNGLVVTLPSLYERQDKLALIHAIHNKYQQNNQMLSSELTSALMNYRWPGNLRELDNLVKVASLIASDTHEIGIEHLPAHFSQPLQGLQPSAKNDEEVSDLKSTLNATLIDTYHTHNGNVSKVSRALGISRNTVYRKLKALGLMNAK
- a CDS encoding VOC family protein; protein product: MDRPTPFSGIRHIALVVQKYEECEAFYTEIMGMSVLRRANDNLVYLTNGCDNLSLGRAQSQRVCSPISVDHFGFIVRTKDELHHWYEFMLDRGVPVLDEPHDHSDGARSFHCKDPEGHVIQPLYHPDISHQNII
- a CDS encoding putative quinol monooxygenase, translated to MSRTKLKEGKAFMYSIIVSNRVKQGREEDYISIMGRNARCSVENEDGCIQFDVLKDINDPQLFHLYEIYQSQQALAIHKQTQHYLLSREQLADIVIEQSVLRADVLATNSKKS